A region from the Methylocella sp. genome encodes:
- a CDS encoding thioredoxin domain-containing protein has translation MKTMSGNELSRAASPYLLQHAHNPVHWRMWTPAALQEAQDLNKPILLSVGYAACHWCHVMAHESFEDQNTAAVMNELFVNIKVDREERPDIDHIYMQSLQAFGERGGWPLTMFLTPKGEPFWGGTYFPKGDQYGRPAFVSVLQSVAQAFRAEPQRIAHNAQAIRKELSKLAPNAGGFQLAAEQLTNLAPQLVNAIDPINGGLRGAPKFPNTPILELLWRAEGRLRKHTYRESVRLTLAHMSEGGIYDHLGGGYARYSTDERWLVPHFEKMLYDNAQILEFLALCCVEFGDDLFRVRARETVGWLEREMTNAGGAFCASLDADSEGVEGKFYVWTWSELASVLGEEDARFLGKFYDASPDGNWTDEHLGHTVTILNRLKSQRSSAEDEARLTTLRQMLFEAREKRVHPGLDDKIMADWNGLMIAALVNAATLLREPQWIALAARAYDFIISTMQYVDPQGNKRLGHSWRAGVLVTPGLALDHAAMMRAALALHEARNLPGLAARLHRDYLADAIGWAEALETYHVDSASGLLCMAATDASDVILRLAPTADDAILNAHPVFLSALIRLAGLSGDDRWLRRADALFDAVAASVRTSFVGHAGILNALDMRLHIKEIVTAGPRRLALYEAALAAPFTDRIVMDIDRPEEIPAGHPAKAQAELAGEAAAFVCSGGVCSPPAREAQALRSLLE, from the coding sequence ATGAAAACGATGTCAGGCAATGAACTCAGCCGAGCCGCAAGTCCTTATCTGCTGCAGCACGCGCACAACCCCGTGCATTGGCGGATGTGGACGCCAGCGGCTTTGCAGGAGGCTCAGGACCTCAACAAGCCGATTCTTCTATCCGTTGGCTATGCCGCCTGCCACTGGTGCCATGTTATGGCCCATGAGAGCTTTGAAGATCAGAACACCGCGGCGGTGATGAACGAACTCTTCGTGAATATCAAGGTCGATCGCGAAGAGCGGCCGGATATTGATCATATCTATATGCAATCGCTTCAGGCTTTCGGCGAACGCGGCGGCTGGCCGCTGACGATGTTTCTCACGCCAAAAGGCGAGCCGTTCTGGGGCGGAACCTATTTCCCCAAGGGCGATCAATATGGACGGCCCGCCTTCGTGAGCGTGCTGCAATCCGTCGCCCAAGCTTTTCGCGCCGAGCCGCAGCGGATCGCGCATAACGCCCAGGCCATCCGCAAAGAATTGTCAAAACTCGCGCCCAATGCCGGGGGCTTTCAACTCGCGGCCGAACAATTGACCAATCTTGCGCCGCAACTCGTCAATGCCATCGACCCGATCAATGGCGGCCTGCGCGGGGCGCCCAAATTTCCAAATACGCCGATTCTGGAGCTTCTCTGGCGCGCCGAAGGGCGGCTTAGGAAGCATACATATCGCGAATCCGTACGCCTGACGCTCGCGCATATGTCGGAGGGCGGGATATATGATCATCTCGGCGGCGGCTATGCCCGCTATTCGACGGATGAGCGCTGGCTCGTGCCGCATTTTGAAAAAATGCTTTATGACAACGCGCAGATCCTCGAATTCCTGGCCCTTTGCTGCGTCGAGTTCGGCGACGATTTGTTCCGCGTGAGGGCGCGGGAGACCGTCGGCTGGCTGGAGCGCGAGATGACCAATGCCGGCGGGGCTTTCTGCGCCAGCCTCGACGCCGATAGTGAGGGCGTCGAAGGGAAATTCTACGTCTGGACCTGGAGCGAGCTCGCGTCGGTTCTCGGCGAGGAAGACGCCCGTTTTCTTGGCAAATTTTACGACGCTTCGCCGGACGGCAATTGGACCGACGAACATCTTGGCCACACTGTCACGATCCTGAACCGCCTGAAGTCGCAACGCTCGAGCGCGGAAGATGAGGCGCGGCTTACAACGCTGCGACAAATGCTATTCGAGGCTCGCGAAAAGCGCGTCCACCCCGGTCTCGACGATAAGATCATGGCGGATTGGAACGGCTTGATGATCGCCGCGCTGGTCAATGCGGCGACGCTTTTGCGCGAGCCGCAATGGATCGCGTTGGCCGCCCGCGCTTATGATTTCATTATCTCGACGATGCAATATGTCGATCCGCAGGGCAACAAGCGGTTGGGGCATAGCTGGCGCGCCGGCGTTTTGGTGACGCCTGGCCTCGCGCTCGATCACGCCGCGATGATGCGCGCCGCGCTGGCGTTGCACGAGGCGCGCAATCTGCCGGGGCTCGCGGCGCGGCTCCATCGCGATTATCTGGCGGACGCGATTGGTTGGGCCGAGGCGCTGGAGACCTATCACGTCGACAGCGCGAGCGGCCTTTTGTGCATGGCTGCGACCGACGCAAGCGATGTCATCCTGCGGCTCGCGCCGACCGCTGACGATGCGATCCTCAACGCTCATCCGGTGTTTCTGTCCGCACTGATCCGCCTCGCGGGGCTGAGCGGTGATGACCGGTGGCTGCGGCGCGCCGACGCTCTGTTCGACGCTGTCGCCGCGTCTGTGCGGACGAGCTTTGTCGGCCACGCCGGCATTTTGAACGCCCTCGACATGCGGCTGCACATCAAGGAAATTGTGACGGCGGGGCCGCGGCGCCTCGCTCTTTATGAGGCCGCGCTGGCGGCGCCGTTCACTGATCGGATCGTTATGGACATTGATAGGCCGGAGGAGATTCCAGCGGGTCATCCGGCCAAAGCGCAAGCGGAGCTTGCAGGGGAGGCGGCGGCCTTCGTTTGCTCGGGCGGAGTCTGTTCCCCGCCAGCGCGGGAGGCGCAGGCATTGCGGAGTCTTCTCGAATGA
- the bfr gene encoding bacterioferritin, producing the protein MKGDDRVIDYLNRSLRSELTAINQYWLHFRILDNWGFKDLAKQWREESIEEMRHADKLTARILFLEGFPNMQVLDPLRIGQTVEEILTCDLAAELGARALYTEAAEYAITVHDRVTKELYDELLIDEEHHIDFLETQLELIKQVGIQLYSQKHIGKLSEDL; encoded by the coding sequence ATGAAGGGTGACGACAGAGTCATCGACTATCTCAATCGCAGCTTGCGCAGCGAATTGACGGCGATCAATCAATATTGGCTTCATTTTCGTATCCTCGACAACTGGGGATTCAAGGATCTAGCCAAGCAATGGCGAGAAGAATCCATTGAGGAAATGCGGCACGCTGATAAACTCACGGCGCGCATTCTTTTCCTCGAAGGATTTCCGAACATGCAAGTCCTGGATCCATTGCGGATTGGACAAACAGTCGAAGAAATTCTTACTTGCGATCTCGCTGCTGAACTTGGCGCGCGCGCACTTTATACTGAAGCGGCCGAATACGCCATTACAGTTCATGACCGCGTCACCAAAGAATTATATGATGAACTCTTAATCGATGAAGAGCATCATATTGATTTTCTTGAAACACAGCTCGAACTGATCAAGCAAGTCGGCATTCAGCTTTATAGCCAGAAGCACATCGGCAAGCTTTCCGAAGACCTTTAG
- a CDS encoding NAD(P)-dependent oxidoreductase gives MEIAFLGLGGMGGAMARNLIKHGHKVIVWNRSSEPARAIAAEGAEVADTPAEAASRAEIAITMLADDQAVEAVALGDNGIAKGLAKGAAHVSMSTISVALSERLAFAHTQRCQRFVAAPVFGRPEAAAAAKLFIAAAGAPDVIEKIRPALDAMGQRTFVIGDTPAQANLLKLTGNFLITCVIESLAEAFALTAKGGVETAKVNEFLTETLFAAPVYKTYGSLILEGKFSPPGFKMALGQKDNRLVQQAAETLEVPLPFAAIVRDRFLAALANGDRDLDWSAIAKRAAEDAGFDQD, from the coding sequence ATGGAAATAGCATTTCTGGGATTAGGCGGGATGGGCGGCGCGATGGCGCGCAATCTCATCAAACATGGACACAAGGTGATTGTGTGGAATCGGAGTTCGGAGCCCGCCCGAGCCATTGCGGCGGAAGGCGCCGAGGTCGCCGATACGCCGGCGGAGGCGGCGAGCCGGGCTGAGATAGCGATCACCATGCTCGCCGATGACCAAGCCGTCGAGGCCGTAGCGCTCGGCGACAACGGCATCGCCAAGGGGCTGGCGAAAGGGGCCGCCCATGTCTCGATGAGCACGATCTCGGTGGCGCTGTCGGAGCGTCTCGCTTTTGCTCATACCCAACGCTGTCAGCGTTTTGTCGCCGCGCCGGTGTTCGGTCGGCCGGAGGCCGCGGCGGCGGCCAAGCTCTTCATCGCTGCGGCCGGGGCGCCCGATGTGATCGAAAAGATCCGTCCGGCGCTAGATGCGATGGGTCAGCGCACCTTCGTCATCGGCGATACGCCCGCGCAGGCGAATCTTTTGAAGCTCACCGGCAATTTTCTCATCACCTGCGTCATCGAAAGCCTCGCCGAGGCCTTTGCTCTGACCGCCAAAGGGGGGGTTGAGACCGCGAAGGTCAACGAGTTTCTGACCGAAACGCTGTTCGCGGCGCCGGTCTACAAGACCTATGGCAGCCTGATCCTCGAAGGCAAGTTCTCGCCCCCCGGCTTCAAGATGGCTCTTGGACAGAAGGACAATCGTCTGGTCCAGCAGGCTGCGGAAACTCTCGAAGTGCCGCTGCCCTTCGCCGCCATCGTGCGGGACCGTTTTCTCGCGGCGCTGGCCAATGGCGATCGCGACCTCGACTGGTCTGCCATCGCCAAACGCGCCGCCGAGGACGCGGGGTTTGATCAGGACTGA
- the panE gene encoding 2-dehydropantoate 2-reductase: MRILVVGAGAIGGYFGGRLLEAGRDVTFLVRARRAAQLAKTGLVIKSALGDLDLPQPPTISAEALHEPFDLILLSCKAYDLAGAIASFVPAVGPSTAILPLLNGIRHLDALDARFGASRVLGGLCAISTALDSEGRIAHFGKLQDLVFGARDGSQSKQMKSIADVLSNAGFTARLSDNILHDMWEKWTFIAAAAGITCLMRGAAGDIVAAEAANLATSLLDECTAIAAANGFPPREVWLERGRTVLTTPGSEFTASMLKDIERGAPIEADQIVGDLLRRSRGDDARSLLRIAFAHLETYEARRRREAAGKASLSEEALKAQTSAMG; the protein is encoded by the coding sequence ATGCGTATTCTCGTAGTCGGAGCCGGCGCAATCGGCGGCTATTTCGGCGGACGATTGTTGGAGGCCGGCCGCGACGTCACTTTCCTCGTCCGCGCGAGGCGCGCAGCCCAGCTGGCCAAAACCGGGCTCGTCATCAAAAGCGCGCTCGGCGACCTCGATTTGCCTCAGCCGCCGACGATCTCTGCAGAGGCGCTGCACGAGCCGTTCGACCTCATCCTGCTCAGCTGCAAAGCCTACGACCTCGCAGGGGCGATCGCTTCTTTTGTGCCCGCCGTCGGCCCCAGCACAGCGATCCTTCCCTTGCTCAACGGCATTCGCCATCTCGATGCGCTCGACGCGCGTTTCGGGGCCAGCCGCGTGCTCGGCGGACTCTGTGCGATCTCGACAGCGCTCGATTCTGAAGGGCGGATCGCGCATTTCGGTAAATTGCAGGATCTCGTGTTCGGCGCACGCGATGGCTCTCAATCGAAACAGATGAAGTCGATCGCGGACGTCCTGTCGAATGCCGGCTTCACGGCGCGACTGAGCGACAACATCCTGCACGATATGTGGGAGAAATGGACGTTCATTGCGGCGGCGGCCGGCATTACCTGCCTGATGCGCGGCGCGGCGGGCGATATCGTCGCCGCCGAAGCCGCAAATCTCGCCACGTCGCTGCTCGATGAATGCACGGCGATCGCAGCGGCGAACGGCTTTCCGCCGCGAGAGGTCTGGCTGGAGCGCGGGCGAACCGTGCTGACGACGCCGGGATCAGAATTCACCGCCTCGATGCTGAAAGACATCGAACGCGGCGCGCCGATCGAGGCGGACCAGATCGTCGGCGATCTTTTGCGGAGGAGTCGCGGCGACGACGCTCGATCCCTGCTGCGCATTGCCTTTGCCCATTTGGAGACCTATGAGGCCCGCCGCCGGCGTGAGGCGGCCGGCAAGGCGTCGCTGTCTGAGGAAGCGCTGAAAGCTCAAACATCAGCAATGGGATAG
- a CDS encoding YbfB/YjiJ family MFS transporter: MTVSADMPIETVKPRSQSRASIVVAGAVSMAVAIGVGRFAFTPLLPLMLRDGIVDLNFGSWLATANYAGYMIGALLCMALPRLWPSSALIRWGMAATAALTLGMALHIPWLWIVLRFLAGIASAVVFVFTSGWCLARLSALGAPALGGAIYTGPGAGIAASGLASFGMMADNWTAASGWLALGVLVTILSALVWPVFRGPDVSPRGVAVASSEAEAGAAPITGGSREMAVFTFTYGLAGFGYIITATFLPVIARTALPGSVWLYLFWPIFGVGVVGGALLATRIPTRIDPRLTLAICYVCQAIGIGLTLYLPTSLGFVLGSLLVGSPFNVISFLAMQEIRRLRPHHAARFMGLLTASYGLGQIAGPPMTAALLAQSSSHAQGFALSLAIASATLLIGAVLYVLMARAWPMRLSKAEL; this comes from the coding sequence ATGACAGTTTCCGCTGATATGCCGATCGAGACCGTGAAACCCCGCTCGCAATCCCGAGCGAGCATTGTCGTCGCGGGCGCCGTTTCCATGGCGGTCGCGATTGGCGTCGGCAGGTTCGCCTTCACGCCGCTCCTGCCCCTGATGCTGCGCGACGGCATCGTTGATCTCAACTTCGGAAGTTGGCTGGCGACGGCCAATTATGCCGGTTACATGATTGGCGCTCTGCTTTGCATGGCGTTGCCGCGCCTTTGGCCGAGCTCGGCCTTGATCCGCTGGGGAATGGCGGCGACGGCCGCGCTGACCTTAGGCATGGCCTTGCATATCCCTTGGCTCTGGATCGTTCTGCGCTTTCTTGCAGGAATCGCCAGCGCCGTCGTTTTCGTGTTCACCTCCGGTTGGTGCCTCGCTCGATTGTCGGCGCTTGGCGCGCCCGCCTTGGGCGGGGCAATCTATACGGGGCCTGGCGCGGGCATTGCGGCTTCCGGGCTCGCGTCGTTCGGCATGATGGCCGACAACTGGACCGCCGCCAGCGGCTGGTTGGCGCTCGGAGTTTTAGTGACCATCCTTAGCGCATTGGTCTGGCCTGTGTTTAGAGGCCCGGATGTCTCCCCGCGCGGCGTCGCCGTCGCCAGCTCGGAGGCTGAGGCCGGCGCGGCCCCGATCACCGGCGGTTCGCGGGAAATGGCGGTCTTTACCTTCACCTATGGACTTGCGGGTTTTGGCTACATCATCACGGCGACGTTTTTGCCGGTTATCGCGCGCACGGCGCTCCCCGGCTCCGTTTGGCTCTACCTGTTCTGGCCTATCTTCGGCGTCGGCGTCGTCGGGGGGGCTTTGCTGGCGACGCGCATACCGACGCGGATCGATCCGCGCCTCACGCTCGCCATTTGTTACGTCTGTCAAGCCATCGGCATAGGCTTGACGCTGTATCTGCCGACGTCGCTCGGCTTCGTGCTCGGCAGCCTCCTTGTGGGCTCCCCATTCAACGTTATCAGCTTTCTCGCAATGCAGGAGATCCGCCGGCTTCGGCCGCATCATGCGGCGAGGTTCATGGGTTTGCTCACCGCTTCCTACGGCCTTGGCCAGATCGCGGGGCCGCCCATGACAGCGGCCCTTCTGGCCCAAAGCTCGAGTCACGCGCAAGGTTTTGCGCTGTCGCTCGCCATTGCTTCCGCGACGCTGCTGATTGGGGCCGTGCTCTATGTTCTGATGGCCCGCGCGTGGCCAATGCGGCTTTCTAAGGCCGAGCTCTAG
- the modC gene encoding molybdenum ABC transporter ATP-binding protein, whose translation MIDVDVALKLGTFDLDVAFKNGHGVTALFGQSGSGKSVMLNLIGGLLRPDRGYIKLEDETLVDTQRGVFIPMHRRRIGLVFQDSNLFPHMSVKQNLLFGRWFAPRHAREIEFDAVIEILGIGPLLPRRPARLSGGERQRVAIGRALLSCPKLLLFDEPLAALDMERKLEILPLIEHVRDEFKVPIVYVSHAIDEVVRLAVCIVLLENGRVKAVGSPGEVFGASATHMMEDRFDRSSVLTAKVSGENAAYGLTELKLPSGTIWLAGPAGPRGGTARIIVKATDVVLSLDPPRHLSVRSALSGRVGKIIKNGPLAMVEIALDGDGNLFAMATNHALDELGLKEGAAVFALIKTAALDERKVAASPPA comes from the coding sequence ATGATCGACGTCGACGTCGCCCTCAAGCTCGGGACTTTCGATCTCGACGTCGCTTTTAAGAATGGCCATGGCGTCACCGCGCTGTTCGGGCAATCTGGCTCCGGCAAATCGGTGATGCTCAATCTCATCGGTGGGCTCCTTCGACCCGACCGCGGCTATATCAAGCTCGAAGATGAGACGCTCGTCGACACGCAGCGCGGCGTTTTCATCCCGATGCATCGCCGCCGCATTGGCCTTGTCTTTCAGGATTCAAATCTCTTTCCGCATATGAGCGTGAAGCAGAACCTGCTGTTTGGGCGCTGGTTCGCGCCGCGCCACGCGCGCGAGATCGAATTTGATGCGGTGATCGAAATCCTGGGGATCGGCCCCTTGCTCCCGCGCCGTCCCGCGCGTCTTTCCGGGGGCGAGCGGCAGCGGGTGGCGATTGGGCGGGCGCTGCTCTCCTGTCCAAAACTTCTTTTGTTCGATGAACCGTTGGCGGCGCTCGACATGGAGCGCAAGCTCGAAATCCTGCCGCTGATCGAGCATGTGCGCGACGAATTCAAGGTTCCAATCGTCTATGTCTCGCATGCGATCGACGAGGTCGTGCGGCTGGCCGTCTGCATCGTCTTGCTCGAGAATGGCCGCGTAAAGGCTGTCGGCTCTCCCGGCGAGGTTTTCGGCGCGTCCGCGACGCACATGATGGAAGACCGCTTCGACCGCTCTTCAGTGTTGACGGCGAAAGTCAGCGGCGAAAACGCAGCCTATGGCTTAACGGAGCTGAAGCTTCCATCGGGAACCATCTGGCTCGCGGGTCCCGCCGGTCCACGCGGGGGAACCGCGCGGATCATCGTCAAGGCGACGGATGTTGTGCTTTCGCTCGATCCGCCTCGCCATCTCAGCGTCCGCAGCGCTCTGTCAGGCCGGGTCGGTAAAATCATAAAAAATGGCCCGCTCGCCATGGTCGAGATCGCTTTGGACGGAGATGGCAACCTATTCGCTATGGCGACCAACCATGCGCTCGACGAACTTGGCCTCAAGGAGGGGGCCGCCGTTTTTGCCTTGATCAAGACGGCGGCTCTCGACGAGCGGAAAGTCGCCGCTTCGCCGCCCGCCTAG
- the modB gene encoding molybdate ABC transporter permease subunit — protein sequence MLDLSPAEWTAIWLSLRIAVVATIVSLPFGIFTAFALARWRFPGKTLLNGLVHLPLVLPPVVTGFILLILLGRKGVFGAFLADIGIVLSFRWTGAAVACAVMGFPLMVRAMRLSFEAIDRRLELAGGTLGANQIWTFFLISLPLAIPGIVVGAILAFAKALGEFGATITFVSNIPGETQTISAAIYTYTQVPGGDAGAMRLTAVAIVIALCALIASEVIQRWAEKRLANFE from the coding sequence GTGCTGGACTTATCGCCCGCTGAATGGACCGCGATCTGGCTCTCCCTGCGGATCGCAGTTGTCGCGACGATCGTCAGCCTGCCGTTCGGCATTTTCACCGCCTTTGCGCTCGCCCGCTGGCGATTTCCAGGCAAGACGCTGCTGAACGGCCTCGTTCATCTGCCTTTGGTGCTGCCCCCCGTCGTCACGGGGTTCATCCTTCTCATCCTGCTCGGACGCAAAGGCGTCTTCGGCGCCTTTCTCGCCGACATCGGCATTGTTCTGTCGTTTCGCTGGACCGGCGCAGCGGTCGCCTGCGCGGTGATGGGGTTTCCTCTGATGGTTCGCGCAATGCGGCTATCGTTCGAGGCGATCGACCGGCGGTTGGAGCTGGCGGGCGGCACTTTGGGCGCAAACCAAATCTGGACGTTCTTTCTGATCAGTCTGCCGCTCGCCATCCCCGGCATCGTCGTCGGCGCTATTCTGGCTTTCGCCAAGGCGCTCGGCGAATTTGGCGCGACGATCACTTTCGTCTCGAACATCCCTGGCGAAACGCAGACCATCTCCGCCGCGATCTACACCTATACGCAAGTGCCGGGCGGCGACGCCGGGGCCATGCGCTTGACCGCGGTGGCGATCGTAATCGCCCTATGTGCGCTCATCGCCTCGGAAGTTATTCAGCGCTGGGCGGAAAAACGATTGGCGAATTTCGAATGA
- the modA gene encoding molybdate ABC transporter substrate-binding protein, with protein MIEFTRRKLNALALILTFAAAGLASAAVAEESNAKPVVVFAAASMKTALDAVAEPWAAAGGKAPTIVYGSSAVLAKQIEQGAPADVFISADLTWMDYLDKAKFIRPGTRRNLLGNALVLIEPADSSVDLKIASGFDLAGATGDGKIAVCTIDSCPGGIYAKQALQTLGVWDKVESKLAQADNIRNALNLVARGEARFGIVYATDAKAEPKVKIVDTFPESSHSPIIYPVALVADSKNPDAVRFAAFLASQAATKIFLAQGFTILSK; from the coding sequence ATGATTGAGTTCACCCGCCGCAAGCTCAACGCATTGGCCCTGATCCTGACGTTTGCGGCGGCGGGACTCGCGTCAGCCGCGGTCGCAGAAGAATCAAACGCCAAGCCGGTTGTCGTCTTCGCAGCCGCGAGCATGAAGACCGCGCTCGACGCCGTTGCCGAGCCGTGGGCGGCCGCTGGCGGCAAGGCTCCCACGATCGTCTATGGATCGTCCGCCGTCCTCGCCAAACAGATCGAGCAGGGCGCGCCCGCTGACGTCTTTATCTCCGCAGACCTCACCTGGATGGATTATCTCGACAAGGCCAAGTTCATCCGGCCGGGAACGCGGCGCAATTTGCTCGGCAATGCGCTAGTTCTGATCGAGCCGGCCGATTCAAGCGTCGATCTCAAAATAGCGTCCGGCTTCGATCTCGCCGGGGCGACGGGCGACGGCAAGATTGCGGTCTGCACCATCGATTCATGCCCGGGCGGCATTTACGCCAAGCAGGCGCTGCAAACGCTGGGGGTCTGGGACAAGGTCGAGTCAAAGCTCGCGCAGGCTGATAACATTCGCAACGCGCTGAACCTCGTCGCGCGCGGCGAGGCCCGTTTCGGGATTGTTTACGCAACCGACGCCAAGGCCGAACCCAAGGTGAAAATCGTCGATACCTTCCCCGAGTCGAGCCATAGCCCAATCATCTATCCTGTCGCTCTTGTCGCTGATTCGAAGAATCCTGACGCCGTTCGCTTCGCGGCGTTTCTGGCGTCGCAGGCGGCGACCAAGATTTTCCTCGCGCAGGGTTTCACAATTCTGTCGAAGTGA
- the chrA gene encoding chromate efflux transporter, with translation MNGGKARFGAAQPKNSADGRRSQPGSPAEVFRAFLKLGLTSFGGPIAHIGYFRNELVIRRKWLSDTAYADLVALCQFLPGPASSKVGFSLGVLRGNGILGGLAAWFAFTLPSAIILFAFALTAAAFKGPVAGGILHGLKLVAVAVVAQAVFGMARTLTPDRMRAAIALTAIAIVTLFGGSLAQIGAIVLGALLGLRFCKQNGETLSGGARFPISRGGGFAALALFGIIFLVPSIIASATGNQGVALFSAFYHSGALVFGGGHVVLPLLQAQVVQPGWVSDEAFLAGYGLAQAVPGPLFTFAAYLGAVARPPPNGLAGSAIALAAIFLPGLLLVYGALPFWDALRARPAAQAAMRGANAAVVGILAAALYSPVWTGAVLTQRDLLLALTGFLLLTVWKMPPWIVVALLAIAGAVAASTS, from the coding sequence ATGAACGGAGGCAAAGCTCGCTTCGGAGCCGCTCAGCCGAAAAATTCGGCGGACGGGCGCCGCTCGCAGCCGGGCTCCCCCGCCGAGGTGTTTCGCGCCTTCCTCAAGCTCGGCCTGACATCGTTCGGCGGCCCGATCGCGCATATTGGCTATTTTCGAAACGAATTGGTGATCCGCCGCAAATGGCTCAGCGACACCGCCTATGCGGATCTTGTGGCGCTCTGCCAATTTTTGCCAGGCCCCGCATCAAGCAAGGTTGGCTTTTCTCTGGGCGTTCTACGGGGCAATGGCATCTTAGGCGGGCTCGCCGCCTGGTTCGCCTTTACCCTTCCGTCCGCGATCATCCTCTTTGCTTTCGCGCTCACCGCAGCGGCGTTCAAGGGACCTGTCGCGGGAGGCATCCTGCATGGCCTAAAGCTCGTCGCTGTCGCGGTGGTCGCGCAAGCCGTCTTTGGCATGGCAAGAACGCTAACGCCGGATCGAATGCGCGCGGCGATCGCGCTGACGGCAATCGCGATCGTGACTTTGTTCGGTGGATCGCTGGCGCAAATTGGGGCGATCGTCCTCGGGGCGCTCCTCGGTCTCCGGTTTTGCAAGCAAAATGGCGAAACCCTGTCCGGCGGCGCGCGATTTCCAATATCGCGAGGCGGCGGCTTCGCAGCGCTTGCGCTGTTTGGAATAATTTTTCTCGTCCCCTCGATCATTGCGAGCGCGACCGGCAATCAAGGCGTCGCGCTGTTTAGCGCCTTCTATCATTCAGGCGCGCTGGTGTTCGGCGGAGGCCATGTCGTGCTGCCCTTGCTTCAGGCACAGGTGGTTCAGCCGGGATGGGTTAGCGACGAAGCCTTTCTCGCTGGCTATGGCTTGGCGCAGGCTGTTCCTGGCCCCTTGTTCACCTTTGCCGCCTATCTCGGCGCAGTGGCGCGGCCGCCCCCCAATGGACTCGCCGGATCGGCGATAGCGCTAGCCGCCATATTCCTGCCGGGGCTTCTACTTGTCTACGGCGCGCTGCCGTTCTGGGATGCTTTGCGCGCCCGCCCCGCGGCGCAGGCCGCCATGCGCGGTGCGAACGCTGCCGTCGTCGGCATTCTTGCCGCTGCGTTATACAGCCCGGTGTGGACGGGCGCCGTTCTGACGCAACGCGATCTCCTGCTCGCGCTGACCGGTTTCCTGCTGCTCACGGTCTGGAAGATGCCGCCGTGGATCGTCGTTGCTCTTCTGGCTATCGCCGGCGCCGTTGCGGCTTCCACTTCGTAG
- the arsH gene encoding arsenical resistance protein ArsH, with the protein MSDLPNLRGAAFELPNLTALQPQPATHRPRILLLYGSLREKSFSRFLTLEAARLLQALGAETSIFNPSGLPLPDDAPNDHPKINELRELSTWSEGQVWCSPERHGSMTGVIKAQIDWIPLSIGAVRPTQGKTLAVMQVSGGSQSFNAVNQLRVLGRWMRMITIPNQSSVAKAYEQFDDAGRMKPSAYYDRVVDVMEELLKFTLLTRGASAYLTSRYSERKDDADKLAGLALKAMS; encoded by the coding sequence CTGTCTGATCTGCCGAACCTGCGGGGCGCCGCTTTTGAGCTCCCCAATCTCACCGCGCTGCAGCCACAGCCAGCGACGCATCGCCCACGCATTCTCCTACTTTATGGATCGCTGCGCGAAAAATCTTTCAGCCGCTTTCTGACGCTAGAAGCCGCCCGGCTGCTCCAAGCCTTGGGCGCCGAAACCAGCATCTTTAACCCGAGCGGCCTGCCTCTGCCTGACGATGCGCCCAACGATCACCCCAAGATCAACGAATTGCGGGAGCTGTCGACGTGGTCCGAAGGGCAGGTCTGGTGCAGTCCCGAGCGCCATGGAAGCATGACCGGAGTCATAAAAGCGCAAATTGATTGGATACCGCTCTCGATTGGTGCGGTGCGGCCGACGCAAGGCAAAACGCTGGCGGTGATGCAGGTCAGCGGCGGCTCGCAATCATTCAACGCGGTCAATCAGCTGCGTGTGCTTGGCCGCTGGATGCGCATGATCACGATCCCCAACCAGTCCTCCGTCGCCAAAGCCTATGAGCAATTCGATGATGCCGGCCGGATGAAGCCTTCGGCCTATTACGACCGCGTCGTCGACGTGATGGAAGAATTGCTGAAATTTACGCTGCTGACCCGTGGAGCCTCCGCCTACCTCACGAGCCGATATAGCGAGCGCAAGGACGACGCGGACAAGCTCGCTGGTTTGGCGCTAAAAGCCATGTCATAG